Proteins from a single region of Ziziphus jujuba cultivar Dongzao chromosome 1, ASM3175591v1:
- the LOC107406159 gene encoding transcription factor bHLH162 isoform X2: protein MDHNPSSSRTDRKTIERNRRNQMKVLYSKLNSLVPHQNSREVTSLTDQLDEAANYIKKLQTSLERMKEKKDSLMGIERSSNNAGGMMISSNSTSCGGVAAGVKSPQIEIHIIGSALEIVLITGLDFQFMFNETIRVLHEEGADIINASFSVVEDSVFHTIHSKTYIIRLKSQHWVLEQLRG from the exons ATGGATCACAACCCTAGTTCATCTCGAACTGACAGAAAAACAATTGAGAGAAACCGAAGAAATCAAATGAAAGTCCTTTACTCCAAGCTCAATTCTCTTGTACCTCACCAGAATTCAAGG GAGGTGACATCTCTGACAGATCAGCTGGATGAAGCtgcaaattacataaaaaagttGCAGACGAGCTTGGAAAGGATGAAGGAGAAAAAGGACAGCTTGATGGGAATCGAAAGGAGCAGTAATAATGCAGGAGGCATGATGATCAGCAGCAATAGTACCAGCTGTGGTGGAGTGGCAGCAGGAGTAAAATCACCACAAATTGAGATTCATATAATTGGTTCGGCTTTAGAGATTGTTCTGATAACTGGATTGGATTTTCAGTTCATGTTTAACGAGACCATCCGAGTGCTTCATGAAGAAGGAGCTGACATTATTAATGCCAGTTTCTCTGTTGTTGAGGATTCAGTTTTTCACACAATACACTCTAAG ACATATATCATTAGATTGAAGAGTCAACACTGGGTCCTGGAGCAGCTGCGAGGATAA
- the LOC107406159 gene encoding transcription factor bHLH162 isoform X1 produces the protein MDHNPSSSRTDRKTIERNRRNQMKVLYSKLNSLVPHQNSREVTSLTDQLDEAANYIKKLQTSLERMKEKKDSLMGIERSSNNAGGMMISSNSTSCGGVAAGVKSPQIEIHIIGSALEIVLITGLDFQFMFNETIRVLHEEGADIINASFSVVEDSVFHTIHSKIEESTLGPGAAARISERLNKFIDDASGL, from the exons ATGGATCACAACCCTAGTTCATCTCGAACTGACAGAAAAACAATTGAGAGAAACCGAAGAAATCAAATGAAAGTCCTTTACTCCAAGCTCAATTCTCTTGTACCTCACCAGAATTCAAGG GAGGTGACATCTCTGACAGATCAGCTGGATGAAGCtgcaaattacataaaaaagttGCAGACGAGCTTGGAAAGGATGAAGGAGAAAAAGGACAGCTTGATGGGAATCGAAAGGAGCAGTAATAATGCAGGAGGCATGATGATCAGCAGCAATAGTACCAGCTGTGGTGGAGTGGCAGCAGGAGTAAAATCACCACAAATTGAGATTCATATAATTGGTTCGGCTTTAGAGATTGTTCTGATAACTGGATTGGATTTTCAGTTCATGTTTAACGAGACCATCCGAGTGCTTCATGAAGAAGGAGCTGACATTATTAATGCCAGTTTCTCTGTTGTTGAGGATTCAGTTTTTCACACAATACACTCTAAG ATTGAAGAGTCAACACTGGGTCCTGGAGCAGCTGCGAGGATAAGTGAGAGATTAAACAAGTTTATTGATGACGCCAGCGGGTTGTGA